The Pyrenophora tritici-repentis strain M4 chromosome 10, whole genome shotgun sequence genome contains a region encoding:
- a CDS encoding Hydrolase-6 multi-domain protein — MIRMQVAGLLPRSGYRAPLRRAFQTAAASATRLSDFAFAFDIDGVLLRSADALPRAHKTLSYLQSQRIPFILLTNGGGKHESERVADLSSKLNVPIDTSMFIQSHTPFADMDHLKDKTVMVVGGVEDKCRIVAEAYGFKTVVTPGDILVANPEIWPFSQQLLPYYKTFTRSLPAPINPSTPSESLRIDAVFVYNDPRDWGLDAQIIKDVLLSERGIVGTLSQKNGDAALKNRGYQQDGQPMLYYSNPDLLWAAKYHLPRLGQGGFREAFEGIWTAITGGEKQGVKLEKVVMGKPHQPTYEFAEKRLISHRKHQMQGYGGALGNFKRVYMVGDNPASDIAGANNYKSIYGTDWASILVETGVYTKGTTPASQPRKIVGDVWDAVAWAVAQEKWTS, encoded by the exons ATGATTCGAATGCAGGTAGCTGGGCTACTCCCGCGCAGCGGCTACCGCGCGCCTCTACGCCGAGCATTCCAAACAGCTGCTGCATCCGCTACACGCTTATCTGATTTTGCATTCGCTTTCGA TATCGACGGAGTGCTTCTTAGAAGTGCTGACGCCTTGCCACGAGCCCACAAGACTCTGTCATATCTCCAATCGCAGCGCATTCCCTTCATCCTCCTTACAAACGGTGGTGGCAAACATGAGTCTGAGCGTGTCGCGGATCTAAGCAGCAAGCTCAACGTGCCTATCGATACATCCATGTTCATCCAGAGCCACACCCCCTTCGCCGATATGGATCACCTTAAAGATAAAACTGTTATGGTAGTTGGTGGGGTGGAAGACAAGTGTAGGATAGTTGCTGAGGCGTACGG TTTTAAGACAGTAGTCACTCCAGGTGACATACTAGTTGCTAACCCAGAGATATGGCCCTTCTCTCAGCAATTGCTTCCATACTACAAGACCTTTACACGCTCGCTGCCGGCTCCCATCAATCCTAGCACACCGTCAGAATCGCTCCGGATCGATGCGGTCTTCGTCTACAACGACCCCCGCGACTGGGGCTTGGATGCGCAAATCATAAAGGACGTTTTGCTGTCAGAACGGGGTATTGTTGGAACACTGTCTCAGAAGAACGGTGATGCTGCTTTGAAGAATCGTGGGTATCAGCAGGATGGTCAACCCATGCTCTATTATTCAAATCCAGACCTGCTGTGGGCAGCCAAGTACCACCTTCCGCGATTGGGCCAGGGAGGGTTCCGTGAAGCTTTCGAGGGTATATGGACAGCGATAACTGGCGGTGAGAAGCAGGGTGTCAAACTAGAAAAGGTCGTGATGGGAAAACCGCACCAGCCTACTTACGAGTTTGCTGAAAAGCGCCTAATTTCACATCGAAAGCATCAGATGCAGGGTTACGGTGGCGCTCTTGGAAATTTCAAGCGCGTATACATGGTTGGCGACAATCCTGCCAGTGACATTGCTGGCGCCAATAATTACAAGAGTATATATGGCACAGATTGGGCTAGCATCTTGGTGGAGACAGGTGTCTACACAAAGGGTACAACACCGGCGTCTCAGCCGCGCAAGATTGTCGGCGATGTATGGGACGCTGTCGCGTGGGCTGTTGCACAAGAGAAGTGGACATCTTGA
- a CDS encoding 3-carboxymuconate cyclase, producing MKSIFLVLAVCSLQASAERLLLASYGNETSAGAVQTLEFLPGADNNTSRKLGVIHENHDCGGLPTWLDMSLGAARLFCVDESGANANFTTLSVESDGSVKKTSRSSALPGAVSLATYNNKSALALAHYSPPAITTYGINTDGSVRALQNITFQAPEQIHQAVLDPTGQYMIFPSLGGNATHVYCIDPASSSLTEHEPLKAPEGYGPRHAVFWTGGQPGTTFLFVVHELSSRIVSYKVDYPECGGLNFTQVDDVSTYGNQTVPAKTFASEISLSPDNKFVVAGNRGGTIFTVENPDPNNSTLLPSDSLVTFKPSSDGKLSFVQLAKTGGVYPRHFQMNKDGSMIAVANQKTRNVFIYARNLETGMIIDSKAVASGEQLGPGDLMFVQWLAQ from the exons ATGAAGAGTATATTTCTCGTGTTGGCGGTTTGCAGCTTGCAGGCGTCCGCCGAGCGGCTACTCCTAGCTTCTTACGGAAACGAGACCAGCGCCGGCGCTGTCCAGACGCTCGAGTTCCTACCTGGAGCAGACAACAACACTAGCCGCAAACTAGGGGTTATCCACGAGAATCATGACTGCGGAGGACTGCCCACATGGCTGGACATGTCCCTCGGTGCGGCAAGGCTGTTCTGTGTTGACGAATCTGGAGCCAACGCCAATTTTACAACTTTGAGTGTTGAATCTGATGGTAGCGTTAAGAAGACCTCCCGCAGCAGTGCGCTGCCAGGTGCAGTATCATTAGCAACGTACAACAACAAATCAGCACTAGCTCTTGCTCAC TATAGCCCTCCCGCTATCACGACGTACGGTATCAATACCGACGGCTCAGTTCGCGCTCTCCAGAACATTACTTTCCAGGCACCCGAGCAAATTCATCAAGCAGTTCTCGACCCCACCGGACAGTACATGATCTTCCCAAGTCTCGGTGGGAACGCAACCCACGTCTACTGCATTGACCCTGCCTCGTCCTCATTGACCGAGCATGAGCCACTCAAGGCCCCAGAAGGTTACGGACCAAGGCATGCTGTTTTCTGGACCGGAGGCCAGCCGGGCACTACATTCCTTTTCGTAGTCCACGAATTGAGCAGCAGGATTGTAAGCTACAAAGTGGATTATCCCGAATGCGGCGGTCTCAATTTCACCCAAGTCGACGATGTCAGCACGTATGGCAACCAAACTGTTCCAGCAAAGACGTTCGCTTCTGAGATATCGCTATCGCCCGACAACAAGTTCGTAGTCGCAGGAAACCGTGGCGGCACAATCTTCACGGTCGAAAACCCAGATCCAAACAACAGCACCCTGCTTCCGAGTGATTCACTCGTCACCTTCAAGCCGTCGTCTGATGGAAAACTATCATTCGTTCAGCTTGCGAAAACCGGTGGAGTCTACCCTCGCCATTTCCAGATGAACAAAGATGGCTCTATGATTGCAGTTGCGAATCAAAAGACCAGGAACGTATTCATCTATGCGCGGAACCTTGAAACCGGCATGATTATCGACAGTAAAGCCGTCGCCTCGGGTGAGCAGCTCGGACCAGGGGATTTGAT GTTCGTGCAGTGGCTAGCACAGTGA